A genomic stretch from Hemibagrus wyckioides isolate EC202008001 linkage group LG20, SWU_Hwy_1.0, whole genome shotgun sequence includes:
- the tmem68 gene encoding transmembrane protein 68: MSERNESCWSGNESAGVLTCLLMAWEDWLAWGNLQDYLSFLEYLLWVFTPLAIVFILPFVIVVLLYLSILFLHVYKRKNQLREAYSYNLWDGARKTLATLWDGHGAIWHGYEICGLEKIPEEGPALIVYYHGAIPIDYYYFLARVIIQKGRTCHSVADHFLFKVPGFKLLLEVFSVIHGPQEECVKALRSGHLLGISPGGVREALFSDETYPLLWGKRKGFAQVAIDSRVPIIPMFTQNVREGFRSLGNLRFYRWVYERFRLPIAPVYGGFPVKFRTYLGDPIPYDPKLTAAELAEKVQAAVQALIDRHQKVPGSILRALLERFHMQHKDE, translated from the exons ATGTCTGAACGGAATGAGTCGTGCTGGTCTGGGAATGAATCTGCAGGTGTCCTCACGTGTCTCCTCATGGCCTGGGAGGACTGGCTGGCTTGGGGGAATCTTCAGGACTACCTCAGCTTCTTGGAGTACCTGCTATGGGTGTTCACGCCCCTGGCCATCGTCTTCATCCTGCCCTTCGTCATCGTTGTCCTGCTCTACTTGTCCATCCTCTTCCTGCACGTGTACAAGCGCAAGAACCAGCTGAGAGAGGCTTACTCTTATAACCTGTGGGACGGCGCCAGGAAGACGCTGGCCACGCTGTGGGACGGCCACGGAGCCATCTGGCACG GTTATGAAATCTGTGGTTTAGAGAAGATTCCAGAAGAAGGCCCCGCCCTCATCGTATACTATCACGGAGCTATTCCTATCGACTACTACTACTTCCTGGCAAGAGTGATCATTCAGAAAGGCCGCACGTGTCACTCGGTGGCTGATCACTTCCTGTTCAAGGTCCCAG ggttcaagctgctGCTGGAGGTGTTCAGCGTGATCCATGGGCcacaggaggagtgtgtgaaggCTCTGCGTAGCGGTCACCTGCTGGGAATCTCTCCGGGAGGCGTACGGGAGGCTCTGTTCAGCGACGAGACGTACCCGCTGCTGTGGGGCAAGCGCAAGGGCTTCGCACAAGTGGCCATTGATTCCAGAGTG CCAATTATTCCCATGTTTACTCAGAACGTCCGGGAGGGATTCCGCTCTCTGGGAAATCTGA GATTTTACAGATGGGTGTACGAGAGGTTTCGTCTCCCGATCGCGCCTGTCTACGGAGGATTCCCCGTCAAATTCCGCACTTACCTAGGCGACCCCATTCCCTATGATCCCAAACTCACAGCGGCCGAGTTGGCAGAAAAG GTGCAGGCAGCAGTTCAAGCGCTTATCGACCGACACCAAAAGGTACCCGGCAGCATCCTGCGAGCGCTCCTGGAGCGATTCCACATGCAGCACAAAGACGAATAA
- the tgs1 gene encoding trimethylguanosine synthase isoform X2 codes for MINHVNWHAGPIADIFFHHGAEEEMTIHCFCSRAFVNDRELYRSDFRALQNQTLEEPQVYQEEDEEEEEEDGEESSCSEEGEDTVLDEETLLMVSLGLPVAFSSSSLQSRAGKNGYRAKKKSSKEQRENSEYYTTSQLELVKGEEEERVEEERVEEERKEEDHKEEEHVEEEHVEEEHVEMEHMEEEHVEKECEEEELKTVGDESHTDHAWLQYWKLHGENLLWTSWVEKHAEFSSESPPTPWACPEWKERWEEHSNEMYGYYWEQFSYWASQGWTTDETISADAARDEEPHAEEHQEQPDVMDPEEDGLKSSASCDQVSGEPDKFPEESPSGIVELVNSLILDTEKCEKDDLHNTLLCSYVNEPHDGGDRKRPASSGSTGTEKSDEKPKSVTQLHRDGQPVNSGSKEDDSDEDEPPERKAKTKRSHELDVDELAQMPTDQAWESLGLKRDPQHKFVSVLKFRRTQEGTQKKAKWRKKATCKINKHVFFTEDGETTEPRINKTLQKVQNFLQTIQTENESKKTGASELDRTGNGHDAPDPLECKEEKVEECRETGHLGEHGECEEQVITELEPEPLPEPEQETCVPSDCMEQEHGRELVSLDIPDFLLPDAPEDENTAENEKSSKKKKKKKARRRKRRETGVDVDVPPEIAAEPELAKYWAQRYRLFSRFDEGIKLDHDRVSGRSWRESGSGAELPQ; via the exons ATGATCAATCATGTTAATTGGCATGCAGGTCCGATAgctgatatattttttcatcACGGTGCAGAAGAGGAAATGACGATACACTGCTTTTGTTCCAGAGCTTTTGTCAA TGATCGAGAGCTGTATAGATCGGATTTCAGAGCTTTACAGAATCAGACCCTTGAGGAACCCCAAG TCTAtcaggaggaggacgaggaggaggaggaggaagatggagaGGAGTCCAGCTGCTCTGAGGAAGGAGAGGACACGGTGCTGGATGAAGAAACCCTGCTGATGGTCAGTTTGGGGCTTCCTGTAGCCTTCTCCAGCTCCTCGCTTCAGAGCAGAGCC GGCAAGAATGGATACAGAGCGAAGAAGAAGAGCAGCAAGGAGCAACGGGAGAACTCCGAGTATTATACAACCTCACAGCTGGAGCTGGTGAAGGGGGAGGAGGAAGAGCGTGTGGAGGAAGAGCGTGTGGAGGAAGAGCGTAAGGAGGAAGATCATAAAGAGGAAGAACATGTGGAGGAAGAACATGTGGAGGAAGAACATGTGGAGATGGAGCATATGGAGGAAGAACATGTGGAGAAAGAGTGTGAGGAAGAGGAGTTAAAGACCGTTGGGGATGAGTCTCACACTGAT CATGCCTGGCTGCAGTACTGGAAGCTGCATGGAGAGAACCTGCTGTGGACGAGCTGGGTGGAGAAACATGCCGAGTTCTCCAGCGAGTCTCCTCCGACTCCGTGGGCGTGTCCTGAATGGAAGGAAAGGTGGGAGGAGCATTCTAATGAGATGTATGGATATTATTGGGAACAGTTTAGCTACTGGGCTTCTCAGGGCTGGACTACAGACGAGACGATTAGTGCTGATGCTGCTCGAGATGAGGAACCTCACGCTGAGGAACACCAAGAACAACCGGATGTGATGGATCCGGAGGAAGACGGACTCAAGTCTTCTGCTTCCTGTGATCAGGTGTCTGGAGAACCGGATAAGTTTCCAGAAGAAAGCCCCTCTGGCATTGTAGAGCTTGTTAATAGTTTAATCCTGGACACAGAGAAATGCGAGAAGGACGATCTTCATAACACTTTACTCTGTAGTTATGTTAATGAGCCTCATGACGGAGGAGACCGGAAAAGACCGGCTTCATCAGGCAGCACCGGCACGGAGA AAAGCGATGAAAAACCAAAGTCCGTTACTCAGCTGCACAGAGATGGCCAGCCGGTGAATAGCGGCTCCAAGGAGGATGACAGTGATGAGGACGAGCCGCCAGAGAGAAAAGCAAAAACTAAAAGAAG TCATGAGCTAGACGTTGATGAACTTGCTCAGATGCCTACTGACCAAGCATGGGAGAGTCTGGGCCTCAAACGTGACCCTCAACACAA GTTTGTGAGTGTTTTAAAGTTCCGGAGAACTCAGGAGGGAACTCAGAAGAAGGCTAAGTGGAGAAAGAAAGCCACTTGCAAAATCAACAAGCACGTGTTCTTCACTGAGGACGGAGAGACGACAGAGCCCAGGATCAACAAAACTCTCCAAAAA GTGCAGAATTTCCTCCAGACCATCCAAACTGAGAATGAGTCGAAGAAGACTGGAGCGTCAGAGCTGGACAGAACGGGAAACGGACATGATGCTCCAGATCCATTGGAATGTAAGGAGGAAAAggtggaggagtgtagagagaCTGGTCATCTTGGAGAGCATGGAGAATGTGAAGAGCAGGTTATAACCGAGCTGGAACCAGAACCGTTACCAGAACCAGAGCAGGAAACATGTGTTCCTTCAGACTGTATGGAACAGGAGCATGGAAGAGAACTTGTGTCTTTGGATATCCCAGACTTTCTTCTTCCTGATGCTCCAGAGGATGAAAATACAG CTGAGAACGAGAAGTCttcgaagaagaagaaaaagaagaaggctagaaggagaaagagaagggaaaCGGGCGTGGATGTGGACGTGCCCCCTGAGATTGCAGCCGAGCCGGAGCTGGCAAAGTACTGGGCTCAGCGTTACCGACTGTTCTCTCGATTTGATGAGGGCATTAAACTGGATCACG